Genomic DNA from Paucilactobacillus hokkaidonensis JCM 18461:
GTAACATCCGTGACACTATAATCCGCTTGGCCACCATTAGTTTTAATTTCGGTCACAATTTCTTGTAGGCGACTTTCACGCCGAGCACCTAATACAACTTTTGCTCCATTTGAAGCTAATAATTTAGCTGTTGCTTCACCAATTCCTGAAGAAGCACCTGTAATTACTACTACTTTATTTGTGATTGCCATGCTTAAATTCCTCCATCTATTACTTAATTACTGCTACATCAATACACTTCAACCAGTTAGTAATTGCTTGGTCTGATCGATATACTTTTGAGCCTCGTACTGCCAGTCCAGAATGAACTCTAGCTTGTGGTGCTAATAATTTAATCACATCAAGACTATGGCCAAACTGACTACCTTCATGAGTACAAAACGGATAAATCTCCGTTTCAGACAAATCATTGCTAGCCAGAAACGTTTTCACCACATTAGGAATTGTGCTCCACCAAATAGGAAAGCCTAAAAATATCTGTTTTTCTGCAGTTAAATCAAAATCAGATGGTTCAATTTCGACTAATTTATCCTGCTCCTCTTCCTTTTTACTGCGTTGCAGTGTTGCCTCATAGTCTGTTTCGTATGGTTCAATAGTCTGAAGTGCTACACTTTTACAACCAATTTGTTGCTCGAGTTTACCTGCTA
This window encodes:
- a CDS encoding flavodoxin, with product MAVIIYFSRSGQNKQSGALQYINVGNTAIVAGKLEQQIGCKSVALQTIEPYETDYEATLQRSKKEEEQDKLVEIEPSDFDLTAEKQIFLGFPIWWSTIPNVVKTFLASNDLSETEIYPFCTHEGSQFGHSLDVIKLLAPQARVHSGLAVRGSKVYRSDQAITNWLKCIDVAVIK